One window from the genome of Bacillus tianshenii encodes:
- a CDS encoding ECF transporter S component, producing the protein MSTRKLVSLSLLGSLSFVLMLLNFPIPGLPPYLKLDFSEIPALIAAIIFSPLAGIIVEGLKNLLYYMAYGSGVPVGEVANFISGVLFIVPVSFIYHQLKTKRSLIGGCLVGTASMTVLMGVLNYYLLLPAYTWFLGYEAMSAEVKFAAVTAGIMPFNVIKGIAIMALFMPLYMKLKPWIEKQQNSLAA; encoded by the coding sequence ATGTCTACACGTAAGCTTGTATCACTTTCATTACTGGGAAGCCTTTCGTTTGTTTTGATGCTTCTCAACTTTCCGATTCCAGGGCTTCCACCATATTTGAAGCTCGACTTTAGCGAGATTCCTGCACTAATTGCAGCAATTATTTTCAGCCCACTTGCAGGCATTATTGTTGAAGGCTTAAAGAATTTACTTTACTACATGGCATATGGAAGTGGTGTTCCTGTCGGTGAAGTAGCCAACTTTATTTCAGGCGTTCTGTTCATTGTTCCAGTCAGCTTCATCTATCACCAACTGAAGACGAAACGCTCACTTATCGGTGGATGTTTAGTCGGAACAGCAAGCATGACGGTTTTAATGGGCGTATTAAATTACTACCTACTGTTACCTGCTTACACTTGGTTCTTAGGATATGAAGCGATGAGTGCAGAAGTTAAATTTGCAGCTGTTACAGCAGGGATTATGCCATTTAACGTCATTAAAGGAATTGCAATTATGGCATTATTTATGCCTCTCTATATGAAATTGAAGCCTTGGATTGAAAAACAACAAAATTCCCTTGCAGCATAG
- a CDS encoding DUF402 domain-containing protein, whose translation MNVPNSGKTIEIQSYKHSGSLHRVWKETTILKGTSQIAIGGNDKTEVKESDGRSWITREPAICYFHAECWFNVIGMLRQDGIYYYCNLSSPFTWDEGMLKYIDYDLDVKVFPDMTYIILDEDEYALHKEEMDYPEAIDEILQRNMQTLIHWIHQRKGPFAPGFVDDWYEYFLTFRS comes from the coding sequence ATGAATGTCCCTAATTCGGGAAAGACAATCGAGATTCAAAGCTATAAGCATAGCGGTTCACTTCACCGCGTCTGGAAGGAAACAACCATACTAAAAGGTACTTCACAAATTGCAATAGGAGGGAACGATAAGACAGAAGTAAAGGAATCGGACGGAAGAAGTTGGATTACGCGTGAGCCGGCGATTTGCTATTTTCACGCGGAATGTTGGTTTAATGTAATTGGCATGCTGAGGCAGGATGGTATTTATTATTACTGCAATTTAAGCTCACCTTTTACATGGGATGAAGGTATGTTAAAGTATATTGATTATGATTTGGATGTGAAGGTTTTTCCGGATATGACATACATCATCTTAGATGAAGATGAATATGCTCTTCATAAAGAAGAAATGGATTATCCAGAAGCAATTGATGAGATCCTTCAACGAAACATGCAAACATTGATTCACTGGATTCATCAACGGAAAGGGCCTTTTGCGCCCGGGTTTGTTGATGACTGGTATGAATATTTTTTAACATTTCGAAGTTAA